One window from the genome of Musa acuminata AAA Group cultivar baxijiao chromosome BXJ1-4, Cavendish_Baxijiao_AAA, whole genome shotgun sequence encodes:
- the LOC103981532 gene encoding jasmonoyl--L-amino acid synthetase GH3.5 isoform X2 — MRVVSLEGVIDEFEALTKDASRTQRETLQKILEQNGEAEYLHKFGLGGRTDPESFKACIPLVTHCDLEPYIQRIADGDTSPVLTGKPISSISLSSGTTQGRSKFIPFNDELVRTTMQMYRTSFAFRNREYPIGNGKALQFIYGSKQAKTKGGLIATTATTNVYRSEQFKRTMKDIRSQCTSPDEVIFGSDFQQSLYCHLLCGLMYSDEVQIISSTFAHSIVHAFRTFEQVWEELCTDIREGVLSSRITLPSVREAVSKLLSPNPSLADSICSKCVRLSNWYGVIPELWPNAKYVYGIMTGSMEPYSKKLRHYAGRLPLMSADYGSSEGWIGANVNPSVPPELASFAVLPNIGYFEFIPLEKPKGQQLAKTASTIHYTESEPVGLTQVEVGREYEIVITNFAGLYRYRLGDVVRVAGFHNSTPELQFICRRSLMLSINIDKNTEKDLQMVVQEAAKLLAAEKLEVVDFTSHVDTSTEPGHYVIFWELSSDTTEEVLRSCCDILDLSFIDAGYVGSRKTGAIGALELRVVRRGTFEKILEHYIGLGAALSQFKTPRFVGLSNSKVLQILCRNVTGCYFSTAYAI, encoded by the exons ATGAGAGTTGTCAGCCTCGAGGGCGTGATAGACGAATTCGAAGCGCTGACCAAGGACGCTAGCCGGACACAGAGGGAGACACTCCAAAAGATTCTCGAGCAAAATGGTGAAGCAGAGTACTTGCACAAGTTTGGCCTCGGAGGAAGAACCGACCCTGAAAGCTTCAAGGCCTGCATCCCTTTGGTCACTCATTGCGATTTGGAGCCTTACATTCAGAGGATTGCGGATGGTGATACTTCTCCCGTTCTCACGGGGAAGCCTATATCTTCGATTTCACTCAG TTCTGGTACCACACAGGGGAGGTCCAAGTTTATACCCTTCAACGATGAGCTAGTTCGGACCACCATGCAGATGTATCGGACTTCGTTTGCATTCAGAAACCG AGAATATCCAATCGGGAATGGAAAAGCTCTGCAGTTCATCTACGGCAGCAAGCAGGCAAAAACTAAAGGGGGCCTTATTGCGACGACTGCTACGACCAATGTGTACAGGAGCGAACAGTTCAAGCGCACGATGAAGGATATCCGTTCTCAGTGCACCAGTCCTGACGAAGTTATATTTGGTTCGGACTTCCAGCAGTCCTTGTATTGCCACCTCCTGTGTGGGCTGATGTACTCGGATGAGGTGCAGATCATCTCTTCCACCTTTGCTCACAGCATAGTCCATGCTTTTCGAACTTTCGAGCAGGTGTGGGAGGAGCTGTGCACCGATATCAGAGAAGGGGTCCTCTCGAGCAGAATCACCCTGCCATCCGTACGTGAGGCCGTGTCCAAGCTTTTGAGCCCCAATCCGAGCTTGGCGGACTCTATATGCAGCAAGTGCGTGAGATTAAGCAACTGGTATGGTGTGATCCCGGAGCTTTGGCCCAACGCCAAGTATGTTTATGGCATTATGACCGGATCCATGGAGCCATACTCGAAGAAGTTAAGGCATTATGCAGGACGCCTACCCCTCATGAGTGCCGACTATGGGTCTTCGGAAGGATGGATCGGTGCTAATGTCAACCCGAGTGTTCCTCCTGAATTGGCTTCCTTTGCTGTGCTCCCCAACATTGGCTATTTTGAGTTCATCCCTCTGGAGAAACCCAAGGGGCAGCAGCTGGCGAAAACTGCCTCCACCATTCACTATACAGAATCTGAGCCGGTCGGCCTGACCCAAGTTGAAGTCGGCAGAGAGTACGAAATCGTCATCACCAATTTTGCAG GTCTGTATCGGTACAGGTTGGGAGACGTGGTAAGGGTAGCCGGCTTCCACAACTCCACCCCGGAGCTTCAGTTCATATGCAGGCGAAGCCTGATGCTGAGCATCAACATCGATAAGAACACCGAGAAAGACCTGCAGATGGTTGTCCAGGAAGCAGCCAAGCTCCTGGCCGCGGAAAAGCTCGAGGTTGTGGATTTTACCAGCCATGTCGACACCTCAACGGAGCCCGGACACTATGTGATCTTTTGGGAGCTAAGCTCTGACACAACCGAGGAAGTTCTCCGTAGCTGCTGCGATATCTTAGACCTGTCCTTCATCGACGCCGGCTACGTCGGATCTAGAAAGACAGGTGCCATTGGAGCTCTGGAGCTTCGGGTGGTACGCAGGGGGACGTTCGAGAAGATATTGGAGCACTACATTGGACTTGGAGCGGCGCTGAGTCAGTTCAAGACGCCACGCTTTGTTGGCCTGTCAAACAGCAAGGTGCTGCAGATCTTGTGTAGGAACGTCACAGGATGTTACTTTAGCACCGCCTATGCCATCTGA
- the LOC103981532 gene encoding jasmonoyl--L-amino acid synthetase GH3.5 isoform X1 — protein MLGSPLTHMASFEGIPISPVKMRVVSLEGVIDEFEALTKDASRTQRETLQKILEQNGEAEYLHKFGLGGRTDPESFKACIPLVTHCDLEPYIQRIADGDTSPVLTGKPISSISLSSGTTQGRSKFIPFNDELVRTTMQMYRTSFAFRNREYPIGNGKALQFIYGSKQAKTKGGLIATTATTNVYRSEQFKRTMKDIRSQCTSPDEVIFGSDFQQSLYCHLLCGLMYSDEVQIISSTFAHSIVHAFRTFEQVWEELCTDIREGVLSSRITLPSVREAVSKLLSPNPSLADSICSKCVRLSNWYGVIPELWPNAKYVYGIMTGSMEPYSKKLRHYAGRLPLMSADYGSSEGWIGANVNPSVPPELASFAVLPNIGYFEFIPLEKPKGQQLAKTASTIHYTESEPVGLTQVEVGREYEIVITNFAGLYRYRLGDVVRVAGFHNSTPELQFICRRSLMLSINIDKNTEKDLQMVVQEAAKLLAAEKLEVVDFTSHVDTSTEPGHYVIFWELSSDTTEEVLRSCCDILDLSFIDAGYVGSRKTGAIGALELRVVRRGTFEKILEHYIGLGAALSQFKTPRFVGLSNSKVLQILCRNVTGCYFSTAYAI, from the exons ATGCTTGGCTCTCCCCTGACTCACATGGCTTCGTTCGAAGGAA TACCGATATCGCCTGTGAAGATGAGAGTTGTCAGCCTCGAGGGCGTGATAGACGAATTCGAAGCGCTGACCAAGGACGCTAGCCGGACACAGAGGGAGACACTCCAAAAGATTCTCGAGCAAAATGGTGAAGCAGAGTACTTGCACAAGTTTGGCCTCGGAGGAAGAACCGACCCTGAAAGCTTCAAGGCCTGCATCCCTTTGGTCACTCATTGCGATTTGGAGCCTTACATTCAGAGGATTGCGGATGGTGATACTTCTCCCGTTCTCACGGGGAAGCCTATATCTTCGATTTCACTCAG TTCTGGTACCACACAGGGGAGGTCCAAGTTTATACCCTTCAACGATGAGCTAGTTCGGACCACCATGCAGATGTATCGGACTTCGTTTGCATTCAGAAACCG AGAATATCCAATCGGGAATGGAAAAGCTCTGCAGTTCATCTACGGCAGCAAGCAGGCAAAAACTAAAGGGGGCCTTATTGCGACGACTGCTACGACCAATGTGTACAGGAGCGAACAGTTCAAGCGCACGATGAAGGATATCCGTTCTCAGTGCACCAGTCCTGACGAAGTTATATTTGGTTCGGACTTCCAGCAGTCCTTGTATTGCCACCTCCTGTGTGGGCTGATGTACTCGGATGAGGTGCAGATCATCTCTTCCACCTTTGCTCACAGCATAGTCCATGCTTTTCGAACTTTCGAGCAGGTGTGGGAGGAGCTGTGCACCGATATCAGAGAAGGGGTCCTCTCGAGCAGAATCACCCTGCCATCCGTACGTGAGGCCGTGTCCAAGCTTTTGAGCCCCAATCCGAGCTTGGCGGACTCTATATGCAGCAAGTGCGTGAGATTAAGCAACTGGTATGGTGTGATCCCGGAGCTTTGGCCCAACGCCAAGTATGTTTATGGCATTATGACCGGATCCATGGAGCCATACTCGAAGAAGTTAAGGCATTATGCAGGACGCCTACCCCTCATGAGTGCCGACTATGGGTCTTCGGAAGGATGGATCGGTGCTAATGTCAACCCGAGTGTTCCTCCTGAATTGGCTTCCTTTGCTGTGCTCCCCAACATTGGCTATTTTGAGTTCATCCCTCTGGAGAAACCCAAGGGGCAGCAGCTGGCGAAAACTGCCTCCACCATTCACTATACAGAATCTGAGCCGGTCGGCCTGACCCAAGTTGAAGTCGGCAGAGAGTACGAAATCGTCATCACCAATTTTGCAG GTCTGTATCGGTACAGGTTGGGAGACGTGGTAAGGGTAGCCGGCTTCCACAACTCCACCCCGGAGCTTCAGTTCATATGCAGGCGAAGCCTGATGCTGAGCATCAACATCGATAAGAACACCGAGAAAGACCTGCAGATGGTTGTCCAGGAAGCAGCCAAGCTCCTGGCCGCGGAAAAGCTCGAGGTTGTGGATTTTACCAGCCATGTCGACACCTCAACGGAGCCCGGACACTATGTGATCTTTTGGGAGCTAAGCTCTGACACAACCGAGGAAGTTCTCCGTAGCTGCTGCGATATCTTAGACCTGTCCTTCATCGACGCCGGCTACGTCGGATCTAGAAAGACAGGTGCCATTGGAGCTCTGGAGCTTCGGGTGGTACGCAGGGGGACGTTCGAGAAGATATTGGAGCACTACATTGGACTTGGAGCGGCGCTGAGTCAGTTCAAGACGCCACGCTTTGTTGGCCTGTCAAACAGCAAGGTGCTGCAGATCTTGTGTAGGAACGTCACAGGATGTTACTTTAGCACCGCCTATGCCATCTGA
- the LOC135649623 gene encoding probable WRKY transcription factor 41, with translation MENSTGCKHRSLLLAELARAQHLALQLVAHRDQHSPIESFKSLASNIVSSIDKLIHIAGSSTSEAKQQLAFPNTVPEDPLRSANKDASAGNFDSVFHRNCNNLSKNRKTLPKKKIQVKVGSGGVAAALDDGYSWRKYGNKNILGSKHSRSYYRCRDRNTKSCFATKQVQRSDEDPQAFDVIYQGTHTCCRGLPVPTTASISAQERRQNQPDRRLQNDQRVQQPNKDLLMDFQTGMDLDTHESSLSFRLGSVTAKATLPESINGYSSQPSKPDNCCFGRSPSASELIDISGSPSQLCHSEAGLEPLASDSYVSDSLTPPNSAVDADIRLLEFDTQFGEFSVSCSNLFYTM, from the exons ATGGAGAATAGCACGGGATGCAAGCACCGAAGCCTGCTACTTGCTGAGCTTGCTCGAGCGCAACATCTAGCGTTGCAACTGGTGGCTCATCGCGATCAGCATTCTCCTATTGAATCCTTTAAGTCTCTCGCATCCAACATAGTGTCATCCATAGATAAGTTAATCCACATCGCTGGGTCGAGCACCTCGGAAGCTAAGCAGCAGCTTGCCTTTCCCAACACCGTCCCCGAAGACCCTCTGCGGTCCGCCAACAAGGACGCGTCGGCTGGCAATTTCGATTCGGTGTTCCATCGTAACTGCAACAACTTGTCCAAGAATAG GAAGACGCTGCCCAAGAAGAAGATCCAGGTGAAGGTTGGTTCAGGAGGAGTTGCAGCTGCACTTGATGATGGCTATAGCTGGAGAAAATACGGGAACAAAAATATCCTGGGATCCAAACATTCAAG AAGTTACTACAGGTGTAGGGATCGTAACACCAAGTCTTGCTTCGCGACAAAACAAGTGCAACGATCGGATGAGGATCCACAAGCCTTCGACGTCATCTATCAGGGAACCCACACGTGCTGTCGAGGCCTCCCGGTGCCAACGACAGCGAGCATATCGGCACAAGAGCGACGACAAAACCAGCCCGATCGTCGGCTACAGAATGATCAGCGCGTGCAGCAGCCGAACAAAGACCTGCTTATGGACTTCCAAACCGGCATGGACTTGGATACTCATGAGAGCTCCCTTTCCTTCCGGTTGGGATCCGTGACGGCGAAAGCCACGTTGCCTGAGAGCATCAATGGTTATTCGTCGCAGCCGTCCAAACCGGACAACTGCTGCTTTGGTAGATCCCCGTCCGCCTCCGAGCTGATTGACATCTCTGGATCACCTAGCCAGTTGTGTCACTCCGAGGCCGGACTTGAACCTCTCGCTTCGGATTCCTACGTTTCTGATTCGTTGACGCCACCCAACTCGGCGGTGGATGCAGATATCAGGTTGCTGGAGTTCGACACACAATTCGGAGAATTCTCAGTTTCATGCTCCAACTTATTTTACACTATGTAA